A window from Salvia miltiorrhiza cultivar Shanhuang (shh) chromosome 2, IMPLAD_Smil_shh, whole genome shotgun sequence encodes these proteins:
- the LOC131011653 gene encoding uncharacterized protein LOC131011653, translating into MAISTTAAIPIVGETSPFNNSKLAHFSSLQFSSELRISQFSNRCLKSKPRHPTLAPVASKKQSFTSFEELLENSDKPVLVDFYATWCGPCQFMVPILDQVGTSMNDKIQIVKIDTEKYPSIANKYKIEALPTFILFKDGEPFDRFEGAMGKDKLVERIEASLEVKQ; encoded by the exons ATGGCGATTTCCACAACGGCGGCAATTCCTATCGTCGGTGAAACGTCGCCGTTTAACAATTCCAAGCTCGCTCACTTCTCCTCTCTCCAGTTTTCCAGTGAGCTCCGTATTTCCCAGTTTTCAAACCGTTGCCTGAAATCTAAGCCCCGCCATCCAACGCTTGCGCCG GTTGCATCAAAGAAGCAGTCATTCACTTCATTTGAGGAGTTGTTGGAAAATTCTGATAAGCCAGTTTTGGTTGACTTCTATGCTACTTG GTGTGGTCCTTGCCAATTTATGGTTCCCATTCTTGATCAAGTTGGTACTTCAATGAATGATAAGATCCAGATTGTTAAAATTGACACGGAGAAGTATCCCAGCATTgcaaacaaatacaaaatagaAGCATTGCCAACTTTCATTTTGTTTAAGGATGGAGAACCATTCGATCGCTTT gaaGGTGCAATGGGCAAAGACAAGCTTGTTGAACGCATAGAAGCTTCGCTAGAAGTTAAACAGTAG
- the LOC131011652 gene encoding phospholipase A1-II 1-like, with product MILSSFNWGKREIVAGDKGIAAGEGSIGQRWKLLSGEKKWEGLLDPLDNDLRRYILHYGTMAEVTYDAFISEEASRYAGSCRYAKKDLFTKVGIDNGNPFKYRVTKYLYATSSTPVAGALFITSWSRESWTRESNWMGYVAVATDQGKSAIGRRDILIAWRGTVQNLEWVNDLEFNLTTAHEIFGGSDEPKVHFGWHSVYTCADPKSPFNKTSARHQVLGEVRRLVELYKNEEISITITGHSLGGAVSTLNAVDIVVNGYNKPRDMPDKACLVTAFVFASPRVGDNSFHAFVTNLDNLHILRVKNARDIVPTYPFMGYSEVGQELAIDTDQSNYLRQGNLIIWHNLEAYLHGVAGTQGSRGGFKLEIKHDIMLVNKFIKGLKDEYRAPVSWWCEKNKGMVQQADGSWVLMDHEHDDF from the exons ATGATCTTGAGTAGTTTCAattgggggaagagagagatagTCGCGGGAGACAAGGGCATTGCCGCCGGAGAAGGAAGCATCGGCCAGAGATGGAAGCTTCTGAGTGGGGAAAAGAAATGGGAAGGTTTATTAGACCCTTTAGACAACGATCTGCGTCGCTACATACTTCATTATGGAACGATGGCCGAGGTGACCTACGACGCTTTCATATCCGAGGAGGCATCGAGATACGCAGGGAGCTGCAGATATGCAAAGAAAGACCTCTTCACTAAGGTCGGGATAGATAATGGCAATCCATTCAAGTATCGGGTCACAAAATACTTGTATGCAACGTCGTCTACTCCAGTAGCCGGTGCCTTGTTCATCACGTCGTGGTCCAGAGAGTCATGGACCAGGGAGTCAAACTGGATGGGGTACGTGGCCGTAGCCACGGACCAAGGCAAGTCAGCCATAGGCCGTAGGGACATCCTGATTGCGTGGCGTGGGACGGTTCAAAATCTTGAATGGGTGAATGATTTGGAGTTCAATTTGACTACTGCACATGAAATCTTTGGAGGCAGTGATGAACCGAAGGTGCATTTCGGCTGGCATTCCGTCTACACTTGCGCAGATCCAAAATCACCATTCAACAAGACCAGTGCAAGGCATCAG GTTCTTGGTGAGGTGAGGAGATTGGTTGAACTGTACAAGAATGAGGAGATCAGCATAACTATCACAGGTCACAGTTTAGGGGGAGCAGTCTCTACCTTAAACGCAGTTGACATTGTTGTCAACGGCTACAACAAGCCGCGGGACATGCCCGACAAGGCTTGTCTGGTCACGGCCTTTGTGTTTGCCAGCCCTCGCGTTGGGGACAACAGCTTCCATGCATTCGTTACAAATTTGGACAATCTGCATATCCTGCGGGTAAAGAATGCACGGGATATAGTCCCAACGTACCCGTTCATGGGCTACAGTGAGGTCGGCCAAGAGTTAGCCATCGACACTGACCAGTCGAACTACTTGAGGCAAGGGAACTTAATCATATGGCACAACTTGGAGGCTTACCTGCATGGGGTTGCGGGGACACAGGGGAGTAGGGGGGGATTCAAGCTGGAAATTAAACACGATATCATGCTCGTCAACAAGTTTATCAAAGGGTTGAAGGATGAGTATCGTGCCCCAGTTTCTTGGTGGTGTGAGAAGAACAAAGGGATGGTGCAGCAGGCAGATGGATCCTGGGTGCTGATGGATCATGAGCATGATGATTTCTGA